A single region of the Gephyromycinifex aptenodytis genome encodes:
- a CDS encoding DUF4032 domain-containing protein: MPLQITTSKPSPALLDLPWSTPLAEWDNHHLAAFPRGISRHVVRFVKFQGKVLAVKEIREDLAQREYQMLRNLRRLEMPSVKPYGVISGRSTPDGEPLDACLLTRHLQFSLPYRAVFSQRLRPDTATRLLDALAVLLVRLHLAGFWWGDVSLSNTLFRRDAGAFAAYLVDAETGQLNPGLSDGQREHDLDIARVNIAGELMDLAAGGVLEEEADPIEISNLLIKRYRALWEELTGVERFEEGDRWRVEERMRRLNQLGFDVDELAISTDVDGATIQIQPKVVDAGHHSRRLMRLTGLDVQENQARRILNDLDAFRASEAREGDTEEMVAHEWMARVYEPVVTNIPEEMRAKLEAAEVFHEVLEHRWYLSERSGHDVRTQWAFADYLHHVLPEKPDEKSIVGVDTIEMPVIAMFDD; this comes from the coding sequence GTCGACGCCGTTGGCAGAGTGGGACAACCACCATCTGGCGGCGTTCCCGCGTGGTATCTCGCGGCACGTCGTGCGGTTCGTGAAGTTCCAGGGCAAGGTGCTCGCGGTAAAGGAGATTCGCGAGGATCTGGCCCAGCGCGAATATCAGATGCTGCGCAACTTGCGCCGCTTGGAGATGCCCAGCGTCAAGCCGTACGGCGTCATCAGCGGTCGAAGCACCCCCGATGGCGAACCGCTGGACGCCTGCCTGCTCACCCGTCACCTGCAGTTCTCGTTGCCCTACCGCGCGGTCTTCAGCCAGCGGTTGCGTCCCGACACCGCCACCCGCCTGCTCGACGCACTCGCGGTGCTGCTGGTCCGGCTGCACCTGGCCGGGTTCTGGTGGGGCGACGTATCGCTGTCGAACACGCTGTTCCGTCGGGATGCCGGAGCGTTCGCGGCCTACCTGGTGGACGCCGAGACGGGACAGCTCAACCCTGGGCTGAGCGACGGGCAACGCGAACACGACCTGGATATCGCCCGGGTCAACATCGCCGGGGAACTGATGGACCTGGCCGCCGGCGGGGTACTGGAGGAGGAAGCCGACCCCATCGAAATCTCCAACCTGCTCATTAAGCGTTATCGCGCCCTGTGGGAGGAACTCACCGGCGTGGAGCGCTTCGAGGAGGGCGACCGGTGGCGGGTGGAGGAGCGCATGCGTCGCCTCAACCAACTCGGTTTCGATGTCGACGAACTCGCCATCAGCACCGATGTCGACGGCGCCACCATCCAGATCCAGCCCAAGGTCGTCGACGCCGGCCACCACAGCCGCCGGTTGATGCGCCTGACCGGGTTGGACGTACAAGAGAACCAAGCCCGACGCATCCTCAACGACCTGGACGCCTTCCGGGCCAGCGAGGCGCGCGAGGGCGACACCGAAGAGATGGTGGCGCACGAGTGGATGGCCCGGGTGTACGAACCCGTGGTAACCAACATCCCCGAGGAGATGCGCGCCAAACTGGAAGCGGCTGAGGTCTTCCACGAGGTGTTGGAACACCGCTGGTACCTCTCGGAACGCAGCGGACACGACGTGCGAACCCAGTGGGCCTTCGCCGACTATCTGCACCACGTCCTACCGGAGAAGCCCG